Proteins co-encoded in one Stenotrophomonas maltophilia genomic window:
- a CDS encoding beta-mannosidase, whose amino-acid sequence MHRPSLVVRLLLLLIAASAFPALAAPLQAQWEFRMLPGDAQGAAHPGLQQWRGATVPGSVHTDLLAHALIRDPYVGAPESELQWIGLADWEYRARFDVDAATLAKPNAELRFDGLDTYAEVSLNGKPLLRADNAHRTWRAHVEGHLRAKGNELRIVFRSPIRTLLPGVQAMPHRIAGNYPSPYGDEPKDAMVGNFARKPAYHFGWDWGPRYVTAGVWRGVDLQAWDAHRLNDVAVRTDALDARQAKLTVLLQVEQGSAAGSAVVNVDVRDPQGRSVAQVQRTVLLKPGQNSVELPVELAEPKRWWPVGHGAQDRYTVQARLDGGADATLVREQRIGLRTVELRREEDGKGGQGFAFVINGVPVFAKGANVIPFDAFPARVDAARLRQVLVAARDANMNMLRNWGGGYYEDDAFFDIADELGLLVWQDFMFGGGMQPGYDPAFRASVVAEARDNVRRLRHHPSIVLWCGNNEEETAWKDWGHGRDLKAADPAFAAKVWQGYVDLFGNDLRQVVGEEALGVPYWSSSPSNDLDEKANDSTRGDKHYWQVWGNPALPVQAYLRETPRFMSEYGLQAWPSVATVDQIATRAEQRIDSPVIRAHQKFMAGEGNSRLLHYIELGYGTPKDFEDFVYLSQVMQADGIALAALHHRASRPYTMGSLYWQLNDVWPGASWSSVDYFGRWKALHYAARRFFAPVTVAALRDEGRTRVRLLNDGAARDARWRLRVMDMDGKVLRRREQAVSLAAAGVTSIGDFTDAELLAGADPKRTVAVFELLQDGKVSARQVVGFAEAKDQVLPRQKLKATLAIDGDHYRLRLQSAAYVRAAWIDFGALDVTLEDNLLDLLPGETRDIAIRGPVDLTTLRDALKVKTLNDR is encoded by the coding sequence GTGCATCGTCCTTCCCTCGTTGTCCGTCTGCTCCTGCTGCTGATCGCAGCCTCTGCTTTCCCTGCGTTGGCGGCCCCACTGCAGGCGCAATGGGAGTTCCGCATGCTGCCGGGTGACGCACAGGGCGCCGCCCATCCCGGCCTGCAGCAGTGGCGTGGCGCCACGGTGCCGGGCAGTGTGCATACCGACCTGCTGGCGCATGCGTTGATCCGCGACCCCTATGTCGGTGCGCCGGAGAGCGAGCTGCAGTGGATCGGGCTGGCCGATTGGGAGTACCGGGCCCGCTTCGACGTGGATGCTGCAACCCTGGCCAAACCCAACGCCGAACTGCGCTTCGACGGGCTGGATACCTATGCCGAGGTCAGCCTCAACGGCAAGCCACTGCTGCGCGCAGACAATGCGCACCGTACCTGGCGTGCCCATGTGGAAGGCCATCTGCGCGCGAAGGGCAACGAGCTGCGGATCGTGTTCCGGTCGCCGATCCGCACCCTGTTGCCAGGCGTGCAGGCAATGCCGCACAGGATTGCCGGCAACTATCCCTCGCCCTATGGCGATGAGCCGAAGGACGCGATGGTCGGCAACTTCGCGCGCAAGCCGGCCTATCACTTCGGCTGGGACTGGGGCCCGCGCTACGTCACCGCCGGTGTCTGGCGCGGGGTCGACCTGCAGGCCTGGGATGCGCATCGGCTGAACGATGTGGCGGTACGCACCGACGCGCTGGATGCCCGGCAGGCGAAGCTGACGGTGCTGCTGCAGGTGGAGCAGGGCAGCGCCGCCGGTTCTGCGGTCGTCAATGTCGACGTGCGCGATCCGCAGGGGCGCAGCGTTGCCCAGGTGCAGCGCACGGTGCTGCTGAAGCCCGGCCAGAACAGTGTGGAACTGCCGGTTGAATTGGCAGAACCGAAACGCTGGTGGCCGGTGGGCCACGGCGCACAGGATCGCTACACCGTGCAGGCACGCCTGGACGGTGGCGCCGATGCAACGCTGGTGCGCGAGCAGCGCATCGGCCTGCGCACGGTTGAGCTGCGCCGCGAGGAGGATGGCAAGGGTGGGCAGGGCTTCGCTTTTGTCATCAACGGTGTGCCGGTCTTTGCCAAGGGCGCCAACGTGATTCCGTTCGACGCCTTCCCCGCACGCGTGGATGCCGCGCGCCTGCGCCAGGTGCTGGTGGCGGCGCGCGATGCCAACATGAACATGCTGCGCAACTGGGGCGGCGGCTACTACGAAGACGATGCCTTCTTCGATATCGCCGATGAACTTGGCCTGCTGGTCTGGCAGGACTTCATGTTCGGCGGCGGCATGCAGCCCGGTTACGATCCGGCGTTCCGCGCCAGTGTGGTCGCCGAGGCCCGCGACAACGTGCGCCGCCTGCGCCATCACCCCAGTATCGTGTTGTGGTGTGGCAACAATGAAGAAGAAACCGCCTGGAAGGATTGGGGCCATGGCCGCGACCTGAAGGCGGCCGATCCGGCGTTCGCGGCCAAGGTCTGGCAGGGTTATGTCGATCTGTTCGGCAATGATCTGCGCCAGGTGGTCGGCGAGGAAGCGCTGGGCGTACCGTACTGGTCCAGTTCGCCCAGCAACGATCTGGACGAGAAGGCCAACGACTCCACCCGCGGCGACAAGCACTACTGGCAGGTGTGGGGCAATCCGGCGTTGCCGGTGCAGGCCTATCTGCGCGAGACCCCGCGTTTCATGTCCGAGTACGGGTTGCAGGCGTGGCCGTCGGTGGCGACGGTGGACCAGATCGCGACCCGTGCCGAGCAGCGCATCGACAGCCCGGTGATCCGCGCACACCAGAAGTTCATGGCCGGCGAAGGCAACAGCCGCCTGCTGCACTACATCGAACTGGGCTACGGCACGCCGAAGGACTTCGAGGACTTCGTCTACCTCAGCCAGGTGATGCAGGCCGATGGCATCGCGCTGGCCGCGTTGCATCACCGCGCCTCGCGGCCGTACACGATGGGCTCGTTGTACTGGCAGCTCAACGACGTCTGGCCGGGCGCCTCATGGTCCAGCGTGGATTATTTCGGTCGCTGGAAGGCGCTGCACTACGCCGCACGCCGCTTCTTCGCGCCGGTGACGGTGGCGGCACTGCGTGACGAAGGCCGTACCCGGGTGCGACTGCTCAATGACGGTGCTGCACGGGATGCGCGCTGGCGGCTGCGGGTGATGGACATGGACGGCAAGGTGCTGCGTCGTCGCGAGCAAGCGGTGAGCCTGGCCGCAGCAGGGGTGACCTCGATCGGTGATTTCACCGATGCGGAACTGCTGGCCGGCGCCGACCCGAAGCGCACGGTGGCGGTGTTCGAGCTGCTGCAGGACGGCAAAGTGAGCGCGCGGCAGGTGGTCGGCTTCGCTGAAGCCAAGGATCAGGTGTTGCCACGGCAGAAATTGAAGGCGACTCTCGCCATCGACGGCGATCACTATCGCCTGCGGCTGCAGAGTGCGGCCTATGTGCGCGCGGCGTGGATCGACTTCGGCGCGTTGGACGTGACGCTTGAAGACAACCTGCTGGACCTGCTGCCGGGCGAAACCCGCGACATCGCGATACGCGGCCCGGTGGACCTGACCACCCTGCGCGACGCGCTGAAGGTGAAGACCCTCAACGACCGTTGA
- the fucP gene encoding L-fucose:H+ symporter permease translates to MPISATPRPSGSSGNAPAVTNGKALAVVTTIFFMWGFLTCLNDILIPHLKAVFELNYAKAMLVQFTFFGTYFLMSLPAGRLVAALGYKKGIVAGLVIAGIGALGFWPAAELRVYGAFLGALFVLATGITVLQVAANPYVALLGPEQTSSSRLTLAQALNSLGTAIAPIFGGMLILSNTVKSADDLAAMPAAEQLAYRAAEAQAVQGPYVGLAVALVLLALFVFLFRLPALSDATEQADQGHHHSYLDALRKRHLLLGVLGIFFYVGAEVSIGSFLVNYLSMPTIGGFSEQEATHYVSAYWTMAMIGRFAGSALLARFSPSRLLAIFALVNVALLVTTMMSSGHLALYSVVAIGLFNSIMFPTIFALSIERLGPLTNKGSSLLIMAIVGGAVVPYLQGVLADHIGVQASFILPLLCYGYIIFYGLVGARTPASATQGG, encoded by the coding sequence ATGCCGATCTCCGCAACGCCCCGTCCATCGGGTTCTTCGGGCAACGCACCTGCCGTCACCAACGGCAAGGCGCTGGCCGTGGTCACCACGATCTTCTTCATGTGGGGCTTCCTGACCTGCCTCAATGACATCCTGATCCCGCACCTGAAGGCGGTGTTCGAGCTGAACTACGCCAAGGCGATGCTGGTGCAGTTCACCTTCTTCGGCACCTACTTCCTGATGTCGCTGCCCGCAGGCCGGTTGGTCGCCGCGCTGGGTTACAAGAAGGGCATCGTGGCCGGCCTGGTGATCGCCGGCATCGGCGCGCTGGGCTTCTGGCCAGCGGCCGAGCTGCGCGTGTACGGTGCCTTCCTCGGCGCCCTGTTCGTGCTGGCCACCGGCATTACCGTGCTGCAGGTTGCTGCCAATCCCTACGTCGCGCTGCTGGGCCCGGAGCAGACCAGCTCCAGCCGCCTGACCCTGGCGCAGGCCCTGAACTCGCTGGGTACGGCCATTGCACCGATCTTCGGCGGCATGCTGATCCTGTCCAACACGGTCAAGAGTGCCGATGATCTCGCCGCGATGCCGGCCGCCGAGCAGCTGGCCTATCGTGCCGCCGAGGCGCAGGCCGTGCAGGGCCCCTATGTTGGCCTGGCGGTGGCGCTGGTGCTGCTGGCGCTGTTCGTGTTCCTGTTCCGCCTGCCGGCATTGAGTGATGCCACCGAACAGGCCGACCAGGGCCACCACCACAGCTATCTGGATGCGCTGCGCAAGCGCCACCTGCTGCTGGGCGTGCTGGGCATCTTCTTCTACGTCGGCGCCGAGGTGTCGATCGGCAGCTTCCTGGTCAACTACCTGTCGATGCCCACCATCGGCGGCTTCAGCGAGCAGGAAGCCACGCACTATGTGTCGGCCTACTGGACCATGGCGATGATCGGCCGCTTCGCCGGCTCGGCGCTGCTGGCCCGCTTCTCGCCCAGCCGCCTGCTGGCGATCTTCGCGCTGGTCAATGTGGCCCTGCTGGTCACGACCATGATGAGTTCCGGTCACCTCGCGCTGTACTCGGTGGTGGCGATCGGCCTGTTCAACTCGATCATGTTCCCGACCATCTTCGCGCTGAGCATCGAGCGCCTGGGGCCGCTGACCAACAAGGGCTCCAGCCTGCTGATCATGGCCATCGTCGGCGGCGCCGTGGTGCCGTACCTGCAGGGCGTGCTGGCCGACCATATCGGTGTGCAGGCCAGCTTCATCCTGCCGCTGCTGTGCTACGGCTACATCATCTTCTACGGACTGGTCGGCGCGCGTACGCCGGCTTCCGCAACGCAGGGAGGCTGA
- a CDS encoding GH92 family glycosyl hydrolase has translation MRPVPSAPAVPLSERPLARLACLLALSAMPMLLQAAPAALEREVNTFIGSKDDGNTFPGASAPFGLIQVSPIGSHYSGWRYDDEKIRGFGHSFISGAGCWEQGGQVSVLPVTGSIGPGGDFDTGNPKQFDHKAYAASYTHDGEIGQAGYYKVRLTSYGGIDAEATARTRAAAERYTFSQRSGDGHVLVNVGQANERHSVIGSVVDVVGDRVVEGKLVTKSFCGGHQYTTWFRIEFDRPFKAHGTWGEGGGLPGARHSMEGEQKPNGAWLSFDLAKGQSVTAVSAISHVDAEGARTNLRAEGMQGGALLGFDRMRTLSQQSWREQLGRVRVQGGSADDRAVFYSAVYHALLQPMTGNDADGRYRGYDDGIHRADGWTYYEYFSLWDTYRAQNQWLALTRPDVARDIGRTLLAIDEQGGWLPRWGYANFETNIMTGDPVTPFMVDLWRFGALKGRESQAWDALRRNAFGTPPLNSRMAGRSGNPTYLDKGYVVYDRAFPSKGMDVDPHHGGSATLEYALADCALSQMADGLGHAQDAATLRERGRNWRNVWDPQVRDAETGFTGFPRPRTDDGQWYTPSDGHYSPRSHHGFHEGTAWQYQWLAQQDVPGLVEAMDGREQAGRRLDAFFAMDALQADPLNAARKEWVVGPYSYYNQFRYNPNNEPDLHSPWLYTLIGQPWKTAAVVRAAQQLFTNAPNGVTGNDDLGTMSAWYLFSAIGVYPAVPGSGQFLLHTPRFAKVEVDMGNGRTLRIDAPGADGRRLQYVQGVQVDGQAHAPVWLDWSRLQQGPRLHFSLDAKAPQQGWGTAVKDLPVSWCAAPGSALR, from the coding sequence ATGCGTCCAGTGCCGTCCGCTCCCGCCGTCCCCTTGTCCGAGCGCCCGCTGGCGCGCCTGGCCTGCCTGCTCGCGCTGTCGGCGATGCCGATGCTGCTGCAGGCCGCGCCGGCGGCGCTGGAACGCGAGGTCAACACCTTCATCGGCAGCAAGGACGATGGCAACACCTTCCCGGGCGCATCGGCGCCGTTCGGCCTGATCCAGGTCAGCCCGATCGGCAGCCATTACTCGGGCTGGCGCTACGACGACGAGAAGATCCGCGGTTTCGGCCATTCGTTCATTTCCGGTGCCGGTTGCTGGGAACAGGGCGGCCAGGTGTCGGTACTGCCGGTGACGGGCAGCATCGGCCCGGGCGGCGATTTCGATACCGGCAACCCCAAGCAGTTCGATCACAAGGCCTACGCCGCGTCCTATACCCATGACGGCGAAATCGGACAGGCCGGCTACTACAAGGTGCGGTTGACCAGCTATGGCGGCATCGACGCCGAGGCGACCGCGCGTACCCGCGCCGCCGCCGAGCGCTACACCTTCAGCCAGCGCAGCGGCGACGGCCACGTGCTGGTCAATGTCGGCCAGGCCAACGAGCGCCATTCGGTGATCGGCAGTGTGGTCGACGTGGTCGGTGACCGCGTGGTGGAAGGCAAGCTGGTCACCAAGAGTTTCTGTGGTGGGCACCAGTACACGACCTGGTTCCGCATCGAGTTCGACCGCCCGTTCAAGGCGCACGGCACCTGGGGCGAGGGCGGTGGCCTGCCCGGTGCGCGCCACAGCATGGAAGGCGAGCAGAAGCCGAACGGCGCCTGGCTCAGTTTCGATCTGGCCAAGGGGCAGTCGGTGACGGCGGTCAGTGCGATCTCGCACGTGGACGCCGAAGGCGCGCGCACCAACCTGCGCGCCGAGGGCATGCAGGGTGGGGCGCTGCTGGGTTTCGACCGCATGCGCACGCTTTCCCAGCAGTCCTGGCGCGAGCAGCTGGGCCGGGTGCGCGTGCAGGGCGGCAGCGCTGACGACCGCGCCGTGTTCTACAGCGCGGTCTACCACGCGCTGCTGCAGCCGATGACCGGCAACGATGCCGACGGCCGCTATCGTGGCTATGACGATGGCATCCATCGTGCCGATGGCTGGACCTACTACGAGTACTTCTCGCTGTGGGATACCTACCGTGCGCAGAACCAGTGGCTGGCGCTGACCCGCCCGGACGTGGCGCGCGACATCGGCCGCACGCTGCTGGCGATCGACGAACAGGGCGGCTGGCTGCCGCGCTGGGGCTATGCCAACTTCGAGACCAATATCATGACCGGTGATCCGGTCACCCCGTTCATGGTCGACCTGTGGCGCTTCGGCGCGCTCAAGGGCCGCGAATCGCAGGCCTGGGATGCACTGCGCCGCAACGCTTTCGGCACGCCGCCGCTGAACTCGCGCATGGCAGGCCGTTCCGGCAACCCGACCTACCTGGACAAGGGCTATGTGGTCTATGACCGCGCGTTCCCGTCCAAGGGCATGGACGTCGATCCGCACCACGGCGGCTCGGCGACGCTGGAATATGCGCTGGCCGACTGTGCGCTCTCGCAGATGGCCGATGGCCTCGGCCATGCGCAGGACGCGGCGACGCTGCGCGAACGCGGCCGCAACTGGCGCAATGTGTGGGACCCGCAGGTGCGCGATGCCGAGACCGGCTTCACCGGCTTCCCGCGCCCGCGTACCGACGATGGCCAGTGGTACACCCCGTCCGATGGCCACTACAGCCCGCGTTCGCACCACGGCTTCCATGAGGGCACCGCGTGGCAGTACCAGTGGCTGGCGCAGCAGGACGTTCCGGGCCTGGTCGAAGCGATGGATGGCCGCGAACAGGCCGGCCGCCGCCTCGACGCGTTCTTCGCGATGGACGCGCTGCAGGCCGATCCGCTCAACGCCGCGCGCAAGGAGTGGGTGGTCGGGCCGTACAGCTACTACAACCAGTTCCGCTACAACCCGAACAACGAGCCGGATCTGCACTCTCCGTGGCTGTACACGCTGATCGGCCAGCCGTGGAAGACGGCGGCGGTGGTGCGTGCCGCGCAGCAGCTGTTCACCAATGCCCCCAACGGCGTGACCGGCAACGATGACCTCGGCACGATGTCGGCCTGGTATCTGTTCAGCGCCATCGGTGTCTACCCGGCGGTGCCCGGCAGTGGCCAGTTCCTGCTGCACACCCCGCGCTTTGCCAAGGTGGAAGTGGACATGGGCAATGGCCGCACCCTGCGCATCGACGCGCCGGGCGCCGACGGTCGCCGCCTGCAGTACGTGCAGGGCGTGCAGGTCGATGGCCAGGCACATGCACCGGTTTGGCTGGACTGGAGCCGCCTGCAGCAGGGTCCGCGCCTGCACTTCAGCCTGGACGCCAAGGCACCGCAGCAGGGCTGGGGCACCGCCGTGAAGGACCTGCCGGTGTCCTGGTGCGCGGCACCGGGCAGCGCATTGCGCTGA
- a CDS encoding carbohydrate kinase family protein — MGSIVCFGEILIDLLAQPPASADTPRAFLQYAGGAPANVAVAAARLGAKTQFVGMLGRDMFGDFLADSLVEHGVGTDYIVRTDAAKTALAFVALDATGERSFSFYRPPAADLLFRDRDFQAACFDSAQCFHVCSNSLTEPSIAEATFAGMERARAAGAVVSLDLNLRPALWPASEDPTPRLWQALERADLVKLSREELDYLASPLGDDGERLVLRRLLAAQARWVIVTDGAATLRWYTRDDHGTVTSFRVATVDTTAAGDAFVGGVLVGLLERGGAGAGFAAFCQDPQAITATLRFGAAVGALAVTRKGAFAAMPSLDEVQQLLQAQDITA; from the coding sequence ATGGGTTCCATCGTTTGCTTCGGCGAAATTTTGATCGATCTACTAGCGCAGCCGCCGGCCTCGGCCGATACGCCGCGCGCGTTCCTGCAGTACGCCGGCGGTGCGCCGGCCAACGTCGCCGTGGCGGCCGCGAGGCTGGGTGCAAAGACCCAGTTCGTCGGCATGCTCGGCCGCGACATGTTCGGTGACTTCCTCGCCGACAGCCTGGTCGAGCATGGCGTCGGCACCGACTACATCGTGCGTACCGACGCGGCCAAGACCGCGCTGGCGTTCGTGGCGCTGGACGCTACCGGCGAACGGAGTTTCAGCTTCTACCGCCCGCCGGCGGCCGATCTGCTGTTCCGTGACCGCGATTTCCAGGCCGCCTGCTTCGACAGCGCGCAGTGTTTCCACGTCTGCTCCAACAGCCTGACCGAGCCGTCCATTGCCGAGGCGACCTTCGCCGGCATGGAGCGTGCCCGCGCCGCCGGCGCGGTGGTCAGCCTCGATCTCAACCTGCGCCCGGCGCTGTGGCCGGCCAGCGAAGATCCGACGCCGCGCCTGTGGCAGGCGCTGGAACGGGCCGACCTGGTCAAGCTGTCGCGCGAGGAGCTGGACTACCTCGCCTCGCCGCTCGGCGATGACGGTGAGCGGCTGGTGCTGCGGCGCCTGCTGGCCGCGCAGGCACGCTGGGTGATCGTCACCGACGGTGCGGCCACGCTGCGCTGGTATACCCGCGACGACCACGGCACGGTCACCAGCTTCCGTGTGGCCACGGTCGATACCACCGCCGCCGGCGATGCCTTTGTCGGTGGCGTGCTGGTCGGCCTGCTGGAGCGGGGTGGGGCCGGCGCTGGTTTCGCTGCGTTCTGCCAGGACCCGCAGGCGATTACTGCCACGCTCCGCTTCGGTGCTGCGGTCGGCGCACTGGCGGTTACCCGCAAGGGCGCGTTCGCCGCGATGCCCTCGCTCGATGAAGTGCAGCAGCTGCTGCAGGCCCAGGACATTACCGCATGA
- the mtnC gene encoding acireductone synthase, whose translation MQPRVILTDIEGTTSSISFVKNVLFPYARQALPGFVAEHGQDPDVRRWLDAVATEIGGACQDSLVVETLQGWIDQDRKHTALKALQGRIWDAGYRRGDYTAHFYPEVAAVLKGWHASGLPLYVYSSGSVPAQKLFFGFSDAGDLSPLVSGWFDTEVGGKREADSYRRIVQSIGVPAGEILFLSDVVEELDAAREAGLQTRLIDRLDDYPLPRTGQAANGHDRVENFQQIQL comes from the coding sequence ATGCAGCCCCGCGTCATCCTGACCGATATCGAAGGCACCACCAGCAGCATCTCGTTCGTCAAGAACGTGCTGTTCCCCTATGCGCGCCAGGCGCTGCCCGGCTTCGTTGCCGAACATGGCCAGGACCCGGACGTGCGCCGCTGGCTGGACGCGGTGGCCACCGAGATCGGCGGCGCCTGCCAGGACAGCCTGGTGGTCGAGACGCTGCAGGGCTGGATCGACCAGGACCGCAAGCACACCGCACTGAAGGCGCTGCAGGGCCGGATCTGGGACGCCGGCTACCGTCGCGGCGACTACACCGCGCACTTCTATCCGGAAGTGGCGGCGGTACTGAAGGGCTGGCACGCCTCGGGCCTGCCGCTGTACGTGTACTCCTCCGGTTCGGTGCCGGCGCAGAAGCTGTTCTTCGGCTTCAGCGATGCCGGCGACCTCAGCCCGCTGGTGTCGGGCTGGTTCGATACCGAAGTGGGCGGCAAGCGTGAGGCGGACAGCTATCGCCGTATCGTGCAGTCCATCGGCGTACCGGCTGGCGAGATCCTGTTCCTGTCGGATGTGGTGGAAGAACTGGACGCCGCCCGCGAAGCCGGCCTGCAGACCCGCCTGATCGACCGCCTGGACGATTACCCGCTGCCGCGCACTGGCCAGGCGGCCAACGGCCACGATCGCGTCGAGAACTTCCAGCAGATCCAGCTGTAA
- a CDS encoding AGE family epimerase/isomerase, with product MSTSPDFRSPAFLRAHIADTMAFYHPRCIDPNGGFFHYFRDDGSIYDASHRHLVSSTRFVFNYAMAYREFGNAEYRDAVEHGVRYLREVHRNPATGGYAWTLRDGKVEDDMNHCYGVAFVLLAYSCALKAGVEQARGWMDETWQLLEARFWEPQHGLYKDEADGQWNFTGYRGQNANMHMCEAMLAAFEASGEQRYVERALQLADNMTRRQAAKAGGLVWEHYDVNWEIDWDYNLDDPKHLFRPWGFQPGHQTEWAKLLLILDRHVQADWLVPTAQHLFDVAVARSWDEARGGLYYGFAPESRRQPGMDGAPIGVDSFVCDDDKYFWVQAETLATAALMAQRTGEERYWQWYERIWAYSWEHFVDHQYGAWFRILDADNRKYSDEKSPAGKVDYHTMGACYEVLNVVR from the coding sequence ATGAGCACCTCGCCCGATTTCCGTTCGCCCGCCTTCCTGCGCGCGCATATCGCCGACACGATGGCGTTCTACCATCCGCGCTGCATCGATCCGAACGGCGGCTTCTTCCACTACTTCCGTGATGACGGCAGCATCTACGACGCCAGCCACCGCCATCTGGTGAGCAGTACGCGTTTTGTCTTCAACTATGCGATGGCCTACCGCGAGTTCGGCAACGCCGAATACCGCGACGCGGTAGAGCACGGCGTGCGCTACCTGCGCGAGGTGCATCGCAATCCGGCCACCGGTGGCTATGCCTGGACCCTGCGCGACGGCAAGGTCGAGGACGACATGAACCACTGCTATGGCGTGGCGTTCGTGCTGCTGGCCTACAGTTGTGCGCTGAAGGCCGGTGTCGAGCAGGCCCGCGGCTGGATGGACGAGACCTGGCAGCTGCTGGAGGCGCGCTTCTGGGAGCCGCAGCACGGCCTGTACAAGGACGAAGCCGATGGCCAGTGGAACTTCACCGGCTATCGTGGCCAGAACGCCAACATGCACATGTGCGAGGCGATGCTGGCCGCGTTCGAGGCCAGCGGCGAGCAGCGCTATGTCGAGCGCGCGCTGCAGCTGGCCGACAACATGACCCGCCGCCAGGCGGCCAAGGCCGGCGGTCTGGTCTGGGAGCACTATGACGTGAACTGGGAGATTGACTGGGACTACAACCTGGACGATCCCAAGCATCTGTTCCGCCCGTGGGGTTTCCAACCGGGCCATCAGACCGAATGGGCCAAGCTGCTGCTGATCCTCGATCGCCATGTGCAGGCCGATTGGCTGGTGCCGACCGCGCAGCACCTGTTCGATGTGGCCGTGGCGCGCAGCTGGGACGAGGCGCGCGGTGGCCTGTACTACGGTTTCGCACCGGAATCGCGCCGGCAGCCGGGCATGGACGGTGCCCCGATCGGCGTCGACAGTTTCGTCTGCGACGATGACAAGTACTTCTGGGTGCAGGCCGAGACGCTGGCCACGGCCGCGCTGATGGCCCAGCGCACCGGCGAGGAGCGCTACTGGCAGTGGTACGAGCGCATCTGGGCATACTCCTGGGAGCACTTCGTCGACCACCAGTACGGCGCCTGGTTCCGCATCCTGGATGCTGACAACCGCAAGTACAGTGACGAGAAGAGCCCGGCCGGCAAGGTGGATTACCACACCATGGGTGCGTGCTACGAAGTGCTGAACGTGGTGCGTTGA
- a CDS encoding LacI family DNA-binding transcriptional regulator, whose product MNDNGSSSSKRAGKAVTVTDIARAIGVSRATVSLVLRGSPLVNVDTRAKVEAELRRQRYVYNRAAANLRRRTSSSIALVINDLSNPFFAEFASGVDEALGGRGYVTLLGSTGESPKRQQAVLSTLMEHTPAGLILSPAEGSDTTQLRQALGANANVLLFNRELDGADWDFLTLDNQHGAYLATRHLIERGHRQIAFFGGHAASSSCHQRRAGFQQALAEAGLSLPPGWMIESAPNRLEAAARTDELFADGHRPSAAVCYNDTVALGLMLGLNSRGIRPGGDFAVTGFDDISEAAVAVPPLTTLTADPRERGRQAAALLLQRLDEPDAPPRRTVAPVQLRIRESSAARPN is encoded by the coding sequence ATGAACGACAACGGCAGCAGTTCCAGCAAGCGCGCCGGCAAGGCGGTGACGGTGACCGACATCGCGCGTGCCATCGGCGTGTCACGGGCCACCGTGTCGCTGGTGCTGCGCGGCAGCCCGCTGGTCAACGTCGACACCCGGGCCAAGGTCGAGGCCGAGCTGCGTCGCCAGCGGTATGTCTACAACCGCGCGGCGGCCAACCTGCGCCGGCGCACCTCGTCGAGCATCGCGCTGGTGATCAACGATCTGTCCAACCCGTTCTTCGCCGAATTCGCTTCGGGTGTGGACGAGGCGCTGGGCGGGCGTGGTTACGTGACCCTGCTGGGCAGCACTGGCGAATCGCCGAAGCGGCAGCAGGCGGTGCTGTCCACATTGATGGAGCACACCCCGGCCGGCCTGATCCTGTCGCCGGCCGAGGGCAGCGATACCACGCAGCTGCGCCAGGCACTGGGCGCCAATGCCAACGTGCTGCTGTTCAATCGCGAACTGGACGGCGCCGACTGGGACTTCCTGACCCTGGACAACCAGCACGGTGCCTACCTGGCCACGCGCCACCTGATCGAGCGTGGCCATCGCCAGATCGCCTTCTTCGGCGGCCATGCGGCATCGAGCTCGTGCCACCAGCGCCGCGCCGGTTTCCAGCAGGCGCTGGCCGAGGCTGGCCTGTCCCTGCCGCCGGGCTGGATGATCGAGTCGGCGCCGAACCGGCTGGAGGCTGCCGCGCGTACCGATGAACTGTTTGCCGATGGCCATCGCCCGAGTGCGGCGGTCTGCTACAACGACACCGTCGCGCTGGGCCTGATGCTGGGCCTGAACTCGCGCGGCATCCGTCCCGGCGGTGATTTCGCGGTGACCGGTTTCGATGATATTTCCGAGGCGGCGGTGGCCGTTCCGCCCTTGACCACGCTGACCGCCGACCCGCGCGAGCGCGGCCGGCAGGCGGCGGCGCTGCTGCTGCAGCGGCTGGACGAACCGGATGCGCCGCCACGGCGCACGGTCGCGCCGGTACAGCTGCGCATCCGTGAAAGCAGCGCCGCACGACCGAACTGA